tgaaaccatggtttattgaaccaacaagaataccaatcctcaatcgtcttcagcgactgcacacaaagaaacaaacaacttgcacccaacgcgggcaagagggttgtcaatccccttgatctcgttatttgcaagcaaatgaggtgtgtagacaattgttgataattgtaaattgcaaaataaaataaaacacaaatgatggcagcaaggtagtagtagcgtttgtaaatatataagtgaatagacccgggggccgtagtgttccctagtggcatctttcATGGCAAAGgcgcacggtgggtaaacaaactactgttgggcaattgatagaacaacgaataattatgcaattttcacggcaatgatgtatataggcatcacatgcataagcaaataggccgactgctgcctgcacctattactattactccacttcaagagcgcttctatgcttgcctctctacgtattaagtaaaaacagagtaatgcttggagaacaatgacatgatgtagaaaaagtaaactcaattaatatgaataaacctcattattttatccttagtagcagcaacacaaagacgcatcttatcCCCTTCTGTtagtgggatatagaaattcgccaacaaacacaccatacatagtgattacataggatagatcaaagcgaagatgcgatgaacatggtattgaagatcatgagagagagattgccatctaggtactgcctacggacccgtaggtctgtggtgaactactcacacatcacggtgagggaaacaaggttgatgtagagaccctccgtgattgatctcccctccgacagATCGCGAGaacggaggtttagatggcctcctgtcggaacagagacttgcggcggtgaaaaaagtgtttcgggagcgctcttagggttttcggaatatttgtgaatttataggccagagagggacgtcgggaggcatctagggggcccacaagccatcaggacgcGACCAAGCCCTgggccgcgccctgttggcttgtgcctccctcgtgcggaCTCTCGTCCACCTCCGATGCTTGCAGGTAttcatatagtccagaaaaaatcaaattAAAGTTTTATGGCATTTGaacttcgtttggtagggtaaacctagaaagcaaaaaacacgtagagaacaggaactggcactggcactggttcgataggttagtgctcaaaaatattataaattgatatataaatgcccaaaaagtatcctagaatgataatatatcagcatggaacaataaaaaattatagatacattggagacgtatcaccacttGCGGCAGCCTTGGGGACAACCCACCTTCACGCGTAGGAGAGCCATCCGGACATGTCGCCTCGCTCGCTGCCTTTGACGGCCCGGCGCGTCCACCACCGCTGGTGTCGGCGACGACAACGGCCTAGGAGGGAGCACATTGGCCGCCTGTGCTTGAGGGTTGGGGGTCCTGCGGAGTCGCTGGCGCGAGCGACCAGGGAGGAGGGGGGTGGGAAAAAGTTCCATGACCTCAAATTTTTCTTCATCTTATAGGCTTGATCATTGGCTATCCTGTTTTGCTTTACCCCCGAGTTCCTTGCCCTCGAGCCTAGTGTTATTTCATCTTAGCAGGTAGACCTATGACATGAAATTCTGTCATGTGTGGCGTATGCTATAAGACTACCCACAATGCAAAGTAACATAGAGCATTAACATGCATACGCTACTATTCTAAGTTACTACTTCCACAATGTGTAGTAACATAGGGATGGTAACATTGAGCCTTTCATTTGTTAGGCCATCTCCAGCCGTTCGCCCTCCATGGGCGTGAAATAGTGCCGCCTGGGGGCCCGTCGGCAAAAAAATCGGCggcggctggggggggggggggctcgggttCCTAGCCCCCCAAAGGTCGCCCAAACTGTTTTTTGAAAAATAAACTCGACCCAAATTGGGCCAAAACcgactcaaattcaaaggaaattcGTATTTTTCATTGAAATTTGTACAAAAGCGAAATAAAAAAACATAACTAGACATAATTATAAACTACGTTGTCGTCGCCGCCTTCTACATGCCGAGAAGCTTGTAGAAATTGGTGTAGTCACCGCCGTCGTCGTTACCGTGTGCTCCGTCGCCATCCTTGATGCACCCCTGCCCTGGGTCGCCGTAGCGAACGGGGTTGGAAGGCCCCGGTGCCTCCTTGTCGCTATCGTCGAGGATGACGACGCTGCCCTCCTCGCGGCCGTGGCATGGGGCGGCGATCTCCTCAAGAGCGCGGCGCTGGCGCTCCATCTCCTCCCGGACATAGTCCTCCCACATAAATTTGAGGGCAGCCTCGTTGTCGGCGGCCATGGCCAGGTGCTCCTGCTTGACGGGGAGGAGTCCCGACTCCGTCTTCAGCTTGACGAGGCGGGAGGAGGCCTCGGGCTCGTTGATGACGATGCCACTGGTGCGCGTGCGCCGCCCCCAACAACGTCTCATGCGGCTCCGGCTTGACGGGGAGGAGCGCCGGCGACCCGGAGGAGCGGGAACGGGAGccgggcgaggaggaggacgtcgtTTCCATCCGCCTCGGCGTCCAGGAGCTACCGCGACGACGGGAGATGGCGGGTGGCGGTCGGTGCTCGTACCGCGGCGAGTTgccgctgttggaaatatgccctagaggcaataataattagttattattatatttgtttgttcatgataatcgtttattatccatgctataattgtattgattggaaacacaatacttgtgtggatacatagataaaacactgtccctagtaagcctctagttgactagctcgttgatcaaagatggtcaaggtttcctggccataggcaagtgttgttacttgataacgggatcacatcattaggagaatcatgtgatggactagacccaaactaatagacgtagcatgttgatcgtgtcattttgttgctactgttttctgcgtgtcaagtatttgttcctatgaccatgagatcatataactcactgacaccggaggaatgctttgtgtgtatcaaacgtcgcaacgtaaccgggtgactataaagatgctctacaggtatctccgaaggtgttcgttgagttagtatggatcaagactgggatttttcactccgtatgacggagaggtatctcggggcccactcggtaatacaacatcacacacaagccttgcaagcaatgtgacttagtgtaagttgcgggatcttgtattacggaacgagtaaagagacttgccggtaaacgagattgaaataggtatgcggatactgacgatcgaatctcgggcaagtaacataccgaaggataaagggaatgacatacgggattatatgaatccttggcactgaggttcaaacgataagatcttcgtagaatatgtaggatccaatatgggcatccaggtcccgctgttggatattaaccgaggagtcattcgggtcatgtctacatagttctcaaacccacagggtctgcacacttaaggttcgacgctgttttatgcgtatttgagttatatggttggttaccgaatgttgttcggagtcccggatgagatcacggacgtcacaagggtttccggaatggtccggaaacgaagattgatatataggatgacctcatttgattaccggaaggttttcggagttaccgggaatgtaccgggaatgacgaatgggttccgggtgttcaccgggggggggggggcaacccaccccggggaagcccataggcctcgagggtggcgcaccagcccttagtgggctggtgggacagcccaagaaggccctatgcgccataggaagaaaatcaaagagaaaaagaaaaaaaagaggaggtgggaaaaagggaaaggactcctccttccaaacctagttggattcggtttggaaggggagaactccctccctggctcggccgacccccttggggctccttgagccccaaggcaaggcccccctctcccacctatatatacggaggttttagggctgatttgtgacaacttttgccacggtagcccgaccacatacctccacgttttttcctctagatcgcgtttctgcggagctcgggcggagccctgctgagattagatcaccaccaacctccggagcgccgtcacgcttccggagaactcatctacctctctgtctctctcgctggatcaagaaggccgagatcatcgtcgagctgtacgtgtgctgaacgcggaggtgccgtccgttcggcactagatcggagcggatcgtgggacggatcgcggcacggttcatgggacggttcgcggggcggatcgagggacgtgaggacgttccactacatcaaccgcgtttcttagcgcttctgctgtgcgatctacaagggtacgtagatcgaaaatcccctctcgtagatggacatcaccatgataggtcttcatgcgcgtaggaaattttttgtttcccatgcgacgttccccaacagccgccCTCGATGTGCTCGAGGACGACCTCTAATGTGCGGATGGGGATGCCCCATCATTGGCGGCGCCCCCTTGGAGTTGTGGCGGTTGCATGGTTCGACCCCATTGGTGACGTCGAGCTAGTCGGCGTGCCGGTGTTCGAAGTACGCCGTCCACAACGTGTTGCTGTCGGGGGCGTACCTCGGCAGGTTGCGCGAGCTCTCCGACAGCGACGACCGTATGCGCGCGATATCCGCCCGTCGATCAGCTCGAGAGGGCGGCGGTGACACCGGGACTCCGCCGACGCTCAGCCTCCATGATCCCTACATCCGCATGTCCGGTGGGGCCGGGTAGTCCGTCTCATAGAGAAGGCGGTCCTCGTCCTCATGGAGGTGACGACGGCCAAAGCCATTGGCTGCCGCTCCATCGCCGGGGAAGCGTTCAACCATTTTTTGGGGAGAAAGAGGGAGAGGAGGCGCCGATGATGAAGAAATAGAGGAGAGGGCGTCGGCGGCGAGATTCTCAGAGTTGTGTGGCCACCGGCAGGAGGGAGGGAGATGGCACATTATATAGCCGCAGGCTGGCGAGCACGCGGAGTGGCGTCGTGTGAATGTGTGGCAGGAACAGACGGGACGTGCGTCGCCGTGCCGCCTCAATGGAAGACTGACCGACGGTACAACCTTCGCATTGATTTCCGCGGGAAACgaggcgatgaggacgacgaccgcGCGCGTGAGTCGCTACCTCGGCGGGCCCAGGTTTTTTCGTGTCAAAAATGTTTCCGCCGGCGCCCCGGACGACCCCGAGCGCACTGGGTTCGGCCTGGGACTGCCGGGGCTAATTACGGCCCTAGCCGGCGAAAAATGGGCTCGTGAGGACGCGACTGAGCTGTTTTCCTCCGTCGAGGAAAAAAATGGCCGGGAGGGCCCTGTTGGGGACGcagctggagatgctcttagcttaTAGACTCATTTTGTCTTGGTATGTGTTATGTTATTCATAGTATAGTATGAATAACTTGTTATGTTACTTAatttatttcttttattattaattagctATCATAGTATGTTTTTGTTTAGGTCACATCGATGTTAACATCTCCTTTATATTATTATCACTATGGATAGTCTAATAAATGAGTCAAATGAGGCGTCGCGGCCTGCAGCAAGTGCGAGCGCAAAGATCCCCTTCTCTCGTGGTTGGGTCGTTCGGTGCGGCTGcgcccgtcttcttcctccggccaaaGCCAACGAAATAataaaacaccaaaaataccGAGTCAAAAACGCCCTCCGCGACAAGGTCCCTCGGGCCACCTCCGCGTCCAGCGTCCTCCgacccccccctcccctccctccctgacCCAATCCAGAGAGCCCGATCCCGCCATGGCGTCGGAGATCGAGGTCCTCGAGGACACGACCGCGGCCGCCTCCCCCGCCGGGGCCGGCGGGGCGGCCGCCGcgggggaggcggaggcggcggaggaggcgctCAAGGATGACGTCTACACGGGCGCCGCGTACGGGGACCTCGAGAAGCTGcaccgcctcgtcgagctggaggGCCGGTCGGTGACGGAGCCCGACGGCCTCGGCTACCACGCGCTCCAGTGGGCCGCCCTCAACAATCGCGTCGCCGCCGCCCAGTACATCCTTGAGGTCCGCCATTTCCCCGAGCTCCCCCAATACGTAGCTTCTGATTGCTGCTAGTTATAAATAAACTGTGACAATGGAGGGATGCCTCCTGCTGCTGCAGTTTAACCGTTTAGCAATCCAATTCGATAGTTGGCCTGTTTTGATCAGCCCCGAATTTCGCAGCCGAGGTGTAGTGTAGCTCCTGCTGAATGTTTTGTAATGTCGACGCCCTTTGCCGCACTTATCGTTGAATATTTGCAATTCCCATGGGCCGATGCGTGATTTTGGTTCGTGCCTTGTAGTGACAGGAAAGTATAATGCTATCCTTTTGTTGTGGGGTTCTTGGGGTTTGGTGATGTATGCACGTGATCATTGGGAAGCTGGTGTAGGTTTTGGGCTTGCCTTTATGCTGTTTTGGCATGTATCTGGTGAATGCTATGGTAGTATGGTTGGTGGGTAGGTCTGAGCAGGGCCAGTCCAAGGCTTCTTATATCTGCTTGATTAGTGCTTAGAGGGCCCTCTGAACTAGCCATTTTCCATATCTATTGGGCATACAAACTTTTCTGAGGTATAATCCCACTGGACCAAATTGGATCATATACCTTGGTTggttcattcatttgtatacacaCAGCTGTTAAGGCTTATTACAACCAACCTCTTTGACATCAGCTTTCTCAACTTGACTCCTGAATATATGTGGGGTCAATCATAGATGTAAGTGCCAGCTTCAGGATGGTTATCCGTAGCACCTCTTCGCCGATCTTGACCTAAGTTATCACAATTTTGCTATGCACTCCTGTACTGTTATGCTCCTTTTGTTTGCTATATGGTGTGATGATGGTTATTCGCTTGTTATCTGGACAGCATGGAGCAGATGTAAATGCTATAGATCATACAGGGCAAACAGCGCTTCACTGGAGTGCAGTGCGTGGTCATATTCAAGTTGCAGAACTACTTCTGAAAGAAGGAGCTAAGGTTGacgctgctgatttatatggatATCAGGTTTGTGTACTAACTTATCTGTTGTACCCATGGCACTTGTCAACTTTAATGTTCCTTGCTATCTAATATGTTTTGGTTAGTTGACCTGAGGTCGGTTTTGTGTGTGTGCCTGTGTATGTTTGTTTGAGGAGATTACTACCTCTGGCACAAAATAAATGAACCCTTTTATTTCGCGGTAGATAGACACAGGTTAAGGAATGATGTAGCACTGCCATCGGCTCTCTGTTAGTTGTCCTAATAACCTCTGTCTCTTACCCTAATATGGTTTTGGCAGGATAGATGTACAAGTATGAGCCATTTTTGTTCTTGATAATAGTTATTATTGCTTTATCTTCTTTGTACAACCTAATTTTGCTCTTCTAGCATGCAAATTTGACAACTGTGTTACATAACATTGCCACTAACAGTAGCACATTTTGGATGGAGATGACTGGTTTGGTTTATGTTAACTTTGAATTTTCGTCCAAATGCCAACCTGCAATATTTGTATTAACACTACTTATGTAATATGTACACTAGTTATTTAGTTATTTGTAGCACATAAAAGTTTCACCAGAAGAATAACTCGATGAGCCAGTGTTAGCTTTGTTTATAGAGTATTTTTTTTTATGGTTCCTTAATCAATCTACTGTAATGTCACAGACCACACATGTTGCAGCACAGTATGGTCAGACAGCATTTCTTTATCACATTATTTCAAAATGGAATGCTGATCCTGATGTCcctgacaatgatggcagaagtcCTCTTCACTGGTCTGtactttctccttttttttttacACGTGTGCCCTTCTAAATATGCTTTGAAACATGATTAAATGGTAGCCCTATTGATGTGTCAATATTATTAACATTTGTAGGGCTGCTTATAAGGGATTTGCAGACTCCATACGTCTCCTTTTGTTTTTGGGCGCTTATAGGGGGCGGCAAGATAAAGAAGGCATGTATTCAATTTTTTACAAGCCTTCctaccaccttaagatgaatcacaAAAGCATGAATTCTCCTTACTATTGGTTTCTTTGGGAGCTTGGTATTCATTCCGGACATAAATACTTTCCATAGGTTGTACTCCTTTACATTGGGCTGCCATTCGGGGGAATATGGAGTCATGCACTGTGTTAGTTCAGGTTGGTAAGAAGGAGGACCTTATGGTGCAAGACAATACTGGGTTAACTCCGGCCCAACTTGCTGCTGATAAGAGTCACCGGCAAGTTGCATTTTACCTTGTGAGTATTATGAATTTTAAATGCATTTTTTGTTAACATACTTGAGTAACTTTCTAGCATCTCAAGAGTCATTCTATCTCTATGGGTAATCAAATAGGTTTGTTGATTGAACTGCATGAAACACATAACCGATGGCTGCACTTTGTGTAGTTGCATGTTGCATGTGTTTGTCCTTGAGAATTATTGTAGACATGATTGCAAGTAGTTTCCAGTATTAGTGGAGTAAGTGCGTTCCATGGCCCCAGCTATTTTTCAATAGATTTTCTATTAGTTCTGCTACCCAACATTAGTTTTTTACCCCAAAAAGTGAATATCTGTGTTTATAAAGCACTAGTGATACTGACATGGAAGGACCAAAGCGGAAATTGTGACCACTAAATTGCTCATCTATAACTTCTGTGGATTGTGGAGAATATACTTGGCCTATTGCCAGTCTAGATTACAGACTTACAGTGGTCATTAGTACCCTCAATGTAAGATTTCTTCTGGTACAGCAGGCAAATGCTGAAGATCGACTCGATGGTTTGTTTGGTTTTATGCAGGGGAATGCTAGAAAAGTGCATGAAAGAGGATGTGGTGGGAACAATTATTTTGGGAAACTATCAAAATTGGGACTCGCCCCTCTGCTATGGTGTATTATTATTGGCTTAATTGTTGCATATATACATTCAGTTATCGCAGGTATATTACTATCTTGATTCTCTCGAGACTCCTTAATTATCCAGTACTACATGACAATGATTATTTCCTTGCAGGACAATACAACTCGAATATGACATTACTATTTGGTTTCTTTTCATGGTTGGGAGTTTTCCTTGCAATTGCTGGACTAGTTATGTTTTATAGATGTAGCAGGTAAACATTTGGTCAGGGTTTCTTATGTATTATTCTTGCATATATTACATAGTAACCTTTTGTCGGGTCATGAGGTTTGGGAGAATAAGCATTCATATCTTCAGTTTTGGTACCGTATGCAATTTTGATCTTTTCTTTAGCTgaaaagtcattttgatcatttgaAATTCGTTTGGAATATGTATGACCATACTTCTTATGCAGGAAAGATCCTGGTTACATCAACAAGAATATAAGAGACTCGCAAAATCAAAGAGATGATGTAAGCTTGAAAGATTTGGGTAGCCACTGTGGCATCCTATTGATATGTTGGTTTCCTATTTATTAGATTGTCACCTTGAAAACTTGAAATATTATGCCATGGTACAAAATGTGCAATGTTAATCTCCTGTGTTTGATCCTCCAGGAACCTTTGTTGAAGAGAGGTCTAGATAACCCAGAACTTCTGGCTGGCAATTGGTCTCAACTATGTATTACTTGCAAAGTAAGTTATTTCCCTTTTCACTGTGTAATCACCAATCAGAAATCGAGTCGTTTTTCCTTTTTATCTTCAGCCTcgaataataattatatttatcTTATTTCAATAGATTGTGAGGCCCATACGCTCAAAACACTGCTCTACATGTGATCGCTGTGTTGAGCAATTTGATCATCACTGCCCCTGGGTTTCAAATTGCATCGGAAAGGTACTCATTCAGTCCCTTTTGTATGTGGAACTTCATTATTTTTGTAATACCCTCCATTCTGGTTGACTTCCTAGAAGGCATGCAATCAGGCTTTTCTAACCTGACTgttaacatatatatatatatatatatatatatatataagattggtAAGGGGGAAATAGCATCATTAGATTTGTCACGAAAACTACTTATTATTGTACCTTTTTTTGGTATGTTCTATTATGCTACAAAAACTAATGGTTAAAGATGCATATTGGAGACTGTGTCAATGTCTATAAACACCATCAATGTCTATATTGGAGACCATGTCAGTGTCAATGTGTATAAAGTATAAACACCATCAATTTACAAGCGGAGGGTGTATATTAATAATTTTGGATTAAAAAGTTGTATGTTTCAGCTCAGGATTGATAACTGAACTTGGTGTGCACATCCAAGCTGCGGTATTGTTGAGTCTAAGCAACAATTTGTTTCAATTGCAGAAGAACAAATGGGAGTTCTTTATGTTTCTTATCCTAGAAGTTTCTGCGATGATCATTACTGCTGCAACGGCTATCATAAGTATGTATACATCTTTTCTCTTGCCTGTACAATTTGTCGCATGGAAAATATCCTAatcttttatcatttttgttgctGCAGGAGTCGCAGGTGATCCAGCCTCTCCCGCATCATTTGGTGGATGGCTTAACTATTCAGCTGTGAACCATCCTTGGGTGGTGTCTTTTGTTATAATGGACCTCTTCCTTTTCTTTGGTGTTATAACTCTAACAGTAGTTCAAGCATCACAGGTAAGAACCATCTCGGCGTTTACCTTTTCATCATCTATCAGTACTTCATTCCACCCTTTGAGGTCAGTGGCCCAGATCGAATCCATGCTACAAGAAGCCTATGGTACAACCTAATACGTAGAACCAAAtc
This genomic stretch from Hordeum vulgare subsp. vulgare chromosome 6H, MorexV3_pseudomolecules_assembly, whole genome shotgun sequence harbors:
- the LOC123401520 gene encoding protein S-acyltransferase 24-like → MASEIEVLEDTTAAASPAGAGGAAAAGEAEAAEEALKDDVYTGAAYGDLEKLHRLVELEGRSVTEPDGLGYHALQWAALNNRVAAAQYILEHGADVNAIDHTGQTALHWSAVRGHIQVAELLLKEGAKVDAADLYGYQTTHVAAQYGQTAFLYHIISKWNADPDVPDNDGRSPLHWAAYKGFADSIRLLLFLGAYRGRQDKEGCTPLHWAAIRGNMESCTVLVQVGKKEDLMVQDNTGLTPAQLAADKSHRQVAFYLGNARKVHERGCGGNNYFGKLSKLGLAPLLWCIIIGLIVAYIHSVIAGQYNSNMTLLFGFFSWLGVFLAIAGLVMFYRCSRKDPGYINKNIRDSQNQRDDEPLLKRGLDNPELLAGNWSQLCITCKIVRPIRSKHCSTCDRCVEQFDHHCPWVSNCIGKKNKWEFFMFLILEVSAMIITAATAIIRVAGDPASPASFGGWLNYSAVNHPWVVSFVIMDLFLFFGVITLTVVQASQISGNITTNEMANAMRYSYLRGPGGRFRNPFDHGVRKNCSDFFLKGYNEDIEKVEQTSHPDEEMAMIHMTRSAVSQNGESMPLHANGADHVCADSQTNSKSHRQVSSSKCCDHTKKTDKTPLGLGLGLGRNNPASRYARNLLPL